DNA sequence from the Devosia lacusdianchii genome:
CTCGGCCGCCGTCCAGTCGCCGGCCGCGCCGGTGATCTTGGCCAGGGTGATACGCCACACCAGGCTGGCGTCCAGCGGCACCGGGCCGATGGTCACCGCCAGCGTCAGCGATAGCGCCAGCGCCAACCCAAGGGCCGCAACGATGAGCGCCACCGGCAGCGCCCGCAAATGCTCCCGCCAGCCGGCGGGAGCATTGAGTGTGTCCGTGGTCACGGGAACAGTTCCGGATAGAATCCGGCCGCCAGCGTCCGCACTGCCTCGGGGTTGCGCACGCCCTCGAAGGCCGAAGGCAGCGGCAGCACCACGAAGCGGTCGTTCTGCACGGCCGGCACACTGGCCAGGGCCGGATTGGCCTTGAGCAGCGCAATCTTGTCGGCGGCGCTCACCTGGCCATAGTCGTTGATCACAATCACCTCGGGCGCCCGCGCCACGGCTTCTTCCCAGCTCACATTGGCCCAGGTTTCGTCCACGTCGGCGAACACGTTGACGCCGCCGGCCAGTTCGATCAGGTGCGTCTGCAATGCCTTGCCTGTCGTGTAGATGGCGTCGGTGCCGCTGTCATAGACCATGACCGTCACTGGCGCGACGCCGGCCGCCTTCACCGTGTCCTGCACCGCGCCGATGTCGGCCTTGATGCTCTCGATCAGCGCATTGGCCTTGGGCTGGATGTCGAAGATCTGCCCCAGCTTGGCAATGTCCTCATAGACCACGTCCATGGTCGCGCCCTTGATCAGCGTACCGGTCACCGCATAGGCGTTGATGCCAAGCTCGCCGAGCTTTTCCACCGGCGCCACCGCCGTGTCGCGATAGGCGCTGAGGCGGCCGAAGGTGAAGTCGGCATTGGTGCCCAGCACCACTTCCAGCGATGGCGACCCGGTGCCATCGGACAGGATCGGGATGGCATCGTACTCGGCCTTGAGGCTGTCGAGCACCGGGTGGTTCATATAGGCGGTGCCGACCATTTTGGGCGCCAGGCCCAGCGCCAGCGCCAGCTCGGTGGTATGCCCGTTGAGCGTCACCATCCGCTCCGGCGCCTGCTCGAATACCAGCGTGGTTTCGCCATTCTGGATGGTCAGCGGGTAGCTGGTCTGCTGCGCCAATACCGGCGCCGAAACGGCCAGCAACAGGCCGGCCGCAAACAGGGTCGTCAACTTCATGGGGTCTCTCCAGATGAAAGGGATGGGGTGTCCAGCGGCGCAACATGCTGGACGATCAGGTCGGGCAGCGCCTCGCCGGCGCCGATGACGGTGGTGACGAAGCGCTCCACCGCCGCGCGGTCGAGCAGGCGGTACCATTCGCCGCGCGGATAGGCGGCCAGCAGTGGCCCCTGGCTGCACGGGTAGAGGCAGCCGGTCGTCGCCACCAGGCACTCCTTGCTGAGGCCGGCAGCGGTCAGTGCTTCAGTGAGCGCAATCTTGAGATTGGGAGCGCCGCGGAAATGGCAGCGCGGCCCGGTGCAGACCAGCAGGTGGTGCTTGAAGGGCGGCGCCTTGTTCCAGCCCGGCTTGCCCAGGCTCGGCTTCTGGTCGGTGATCGCCACCGCACCGTCGGTCCGGTCCACAGCGGCCTGTGCCATGCGTCCAAGCATATCGGCGTCGATCAGATCGTCATCGCCCAGCAGCAACTCGACGCCGTCACCGCGCTCGGCCTTCCAATGCGCCAGCACACCTGGAATCCAGGCCGCCAGGCTCTGCGAAAACGGCAACCCCAGCAGTTGCACCAGTATGCGCCCATGACCCTCATCGGCCAGCTCATCCAGCACCATGCCCAGATGCGGGCCGGTGCCCTCCAGCCGCACCAGCCGCGCCGGCACAGGCGATGCCGCGAGCAGGCCTTCAGCCAGCGCCGCCTGTCGGCCGGCACTCAGATATTGCTGGGATATGCAGAAGACTATTGCGTCAGGTCGAGCCATCTCGCCTTCTCCATAAGGGAGAAGGCCAATTCATCGACCGTGCCACGAAATTCGTGCCAGGTTCCAATCGCGCCCCCTGCCGGGGCACCTCGCCCGGCTACTTGGTCTTGCGCTCTGGCAGGTCTCCTGGCTCGCGGCTCTGGCGCTATCCGCAGCCTTCCCGGTCCCGGTGGACCAGTGGCATGCGCACGGATGGCTCGCCGCTTACAGTTGCGAGGGCAGCCACGGTATTGGCCCCTGATGGGTAATCCGCACCGTGTTCCCTTTTAATCCGCGCGTCCTGGCGGAACCGAAAGCGCGTCACTGGTAGCCGATCGCTTTTCCCCTCGCAAGAGG
Encoded proteins:
- a CDS encoding ABC transporter substrate-binding protein; this encodes MKLTTLFAAGLLLAVSAPVLAQQTSYPLTIQNGETTLVFEQAPERMVTLNGHTTELALALGLAPKMVGTAYMNHPVLDSLKAEYDAIPILSDGTGSPSLEVVLGTNADFTFGRLSAYRDTAVAPVEKLGELGINAYAVTGTLIKGATMDVVYEDIAKLGQIFDIQPKANALIESIKADIGAVQDTVKAAGVAPVTVMVYDSGTDAIYTTGKALQTHLIELAGGVNVFADVDETWANVSWEEAVARAPEVIVINDYGQVSAADKIALLKANPALASVPAVQNDRFVVLPLPSAFEGVRNPEAVRTLAAGFYPELFP
- a CDS encoding (2Fe-2S) ferredoxin domain-containing protein, which translates into the protein MARPDAIVFCISQQYLSAGRQAALAEGLLAASPVPARLVRLEGTGPHLGMVLDELADEGHGRILVQLLGLPFSQSLAAWIPGVLAHWKAERGDGVELLLGDDDLIDADMLGRMAQAAVDRTDGAVAITDQKPSLGKPGWNKAPPFKHHLLVCTGPRCHFRGAPNLKIALTEALTAAGLSKECLVATTGCLYPCSQGPLLAAYPRGEWYRLLDRAAVERFVTTVIGAGEALPDLIVQHVAPLDTPSLSSGETP